A single Bacillus sp. OxB-1 DNA region contains:
- a CDS encoding sensor histidine kinase, with product MGSWLIIAILIGLLLILFASYLLLRYDIRMMTKQLDGIIENFGTNEIVRTSTHNRSLSKFAANINKLIFAFKQDQQRGIAREVNLKQEITNISHDFRTPLTSMKGFSELLSDPSLTESEKKEYLAVVQKKIDHLIDIVDLFYELSQLNSSDQHMLIEKVDLNQTVIDVLLSFYDEFEKKQLEVHFEESTVPPILADQKAVSRIVANIIQNALSYSKSTVTIRLTEEGGYIRLHVTNDFESIDAAQVERIFDRTFRMDGSRADGQLGLGLHIVRQLIGNLGGQAVADVDGDTFTLEVSFRKWGS from the coding sequence ATGGGCAGCTGGCTGATCATCGCAATCTTAATAGGGCTCCTGCTCATCCTGTTTGCCTCCTATCTGCTTTTGCGCTACGACATCCGCATGATGACGAAACAGCTTGACGGGATTATTGAGAACTTCGGGACGAATGAAATCGTACGGACGAGCACGCATAATCGAAGCTTGTCCAAATTCGCCGCCAACATCAACAAACTTATCTTCGCGTTCAAACAGGATCAGCAGCGGGGGATTGCCCGGGAAGTAAATTTGAAACAGGAGATCACGAACATTTCGCATGACTTCCGTACGCCTTTGACATCGATGAAAGGATTTTCGGAACTGCTGTCAGACCCTTCCTTGACGGAAAGTGAAAAGAAGGAATACTTGGCGGTTGTCCAGAAGAAAATCGATCATTTGATTGACATCGTGGACCTGTTTTATGAATTGTCGCAGCTGAATTCATCGGACCAGCATATGTTGATCGAGAAAGTGGATTTAAATCAAACCGTCATCGATGTCCTCCTCTCGTTCTATGATGAGTTTGAGAAGAAGCAATTAGAGGTTCATTTCGAGGAAAGCACGGTTCCTCCCATTTTGGCGGATCAAAAAGCCGTGAGCCGAATCGTCGCCAATATCATCCAGAATGCCCTCTCCTACAGTAAAAGCACGGTGACGATCCGACTGACGGAAGAAGGGGGCTATATCCGCCTGCACGTGACCAATGATTTCGAATCCATCGATGCTGCACAGGTCGAACGGATTTTCGACAGGACGTTCAGGATGGATGGCAGCCGAGCGGACGGCCAGCTCGGACTCGGCCTGCATATCGTCCGGCAGCTCATCGGGAATTTAGGCGGGCAGGCGGTTGCTGACGTGGATGGCGATACATTCACCTTGGAGGTTTCATTCAGAAAATGGGGATCGTAG
- a CDS encoding BCCT family transporter: MHITRVFWYAVVICIAVVLWGSLAPDQLNDSTVAATSFIYDHFGWFYIFVIVAMIGFCIYMMFSRFGKVKLGKETDSPDFSLLAWFAMLFSAGMGIGLMFFTTAETISHAFISSPNAAPGSDQAIIESLQYAMFHWGLHGWGLYSIVALVLAYFKFRVGAQGLISATLEPLFGKRIMRGTVGHVVDTLAIFATVVGVASTLGFGSAQINSGLTYLFDAPKTFWFQMIILVIATILFILSAWSGIGRGIKYLSTINIVVAFILLFLLFLVGPSMYILNLFTTSIGKYAGNFIEMSFELKPLNGEQRQWINDWTIFYWAWWISWAPFVGMFIARVSKGRTIREFVAGVLLAPTLVTFIFFAVFGGSALYLEQNGLAKLSALVTETVTFGMYEHYPLGTVLSFITIFVIAIFFITSADSATFVLGMFSTGGQLNPSNVVKIVWGLALAAMAAIVLYSGGIKGFQNMLIISALPLSLIVVFMVVSFYKVIQQKE, translated from the coding sequence TTGCATATCACTAGGGTATTTTGGTACGCAGTCGTTATTTGTATAGCGGTTGTACTATGGGGTTCTCTTGCTCCAGATCAATTAAACGATTCGACTGTAGCAGCGACATCATTTATTTATGATCATTTTGGATGGTTTTACATTTTTGTAATTGTTGCGATGATCGGCTTTTGTATATATATGATGTTTTCTCGTTTTGGCAAGGTGAAATTAGGGAAGGAAACTGACAGTCCTGATTTTAGTTTGCTTGCCTGGTTTGCGATGTTGTTCAGCGCGGGTATGGGTATCGGGCTGATGTTCTTTACAACCGCCGAAACCATTTCACATGCTTTCATCAGTTCACCGAATGCAGCGCCGGGATCGGATCAGGCAATTATCGAATCTCTACAATATGCGATGTTTCACTGGGGTCTTCATGGCTGGGGGTTGTATAGCATTGTCGCGCTTGTTCTTGCTTACTTTAAATTTCGCGTGGGTGCTCAGGGATTGATCAGCGCTACGCTTGAGCCGTTATTTGGCAAGAGAATCATGCGAGGCACAGTGGGGCATGTCGTGGATACGCTGGCAATCTTTGCGACTGTCGTGGGTGTCGCATCCACGCTCGGATTCGGATCAGCGCAAATTAATAGCGGCTTGACGTATTTGTTTGACGCTCCTAAAACATTCTGGTTTCAAATGATCATTCTCGTGATTGCAACGATATTATTTATTTTATCCGCATGGTCTGGGATCGGTAGGGGCATAAAATACTTAAGCACCATCAATATTGTAGTAGCATTCATCCTGTTATTTCTCTTGTTTCTTGTTGGTCCGTCCATGTACATTTTAAACCTTTTCACAACTTCCATCGGTAAATATGCAGGGAATTTCATTGAGATGAGTTTTGAACTGAAACCGTTGAATGGAGAACAGCGCCAGTGGATCAATGATTGGACGATCTTTTATTGGGCATGGTGGATTTCGTGGGCGCCATTTGTAGGTATGTTCATTGCGCGTGTTTCCAAAGGCCGGACGATTCGAGAGTTTGTCGCGGGCGTACTCCTTGCCCCAACCCTTGTCACATTCATCTTCTTTGCCGTGTTTGGCGGATCGGCATTATACTTAGAGCAAAATGGGCTTGCCAAGCTGTCCGCATTGGTTACTGAAACGGTGACATTCGGCATGTATGAGCATTATCCACTGGGAACCGTCCTGTCCTTCATTACCATATTTGTCATTGCGATATTTTTCATAACGTCTGCAGATTCTGCAACATTTGTACTTGGCATGTTCAGTACGGGGGGACAATTGAATCCTTCCAACGTTGTGAAAATTGTGTGGGGACTTGCCTTAGCGGCGATGGCCGCCATTGTCTTGTACTCCGGCGGCATTAAAGGGTTTCAAAATATGCTCATCATATCGGCGTTGCCCCTCTCCCTTATTGTCGTTTTCATGGTCGTATCTTTTTATAAGGTCATTCAGCAAAAAGAGTGA
- a CDS encoding Mov34/MPN/PAD-1 family protein: MYLELVNNAFSTMLLDSIGHYHKSKKQKECFGIVFGDTGENFTGEYTFPVGNVVKKTSTSVQANEEVNGVIADAKKLVSMSEVVAYYHSHPYEEMFDNWADPSLADLRTAKAIESNIEIIVALTKRSSVDATAKLMLKYQDEPKSRFWEGPNATEYNADYMDELGQFIHGHYKDYDFEVRAYKWTGEALEELSLYSSEVEMNRALAEAGLSIEDLPKEAMYYLKKLEYSLRLANKEKYKEKIPYLIEKIRATYQVEKLDQQPAQ; encoded by the coding sequence ATGTATTTAGAATTGGTAAACAACGCATTTTCCACAATGCTGCTGGACAGCATTGGCCATTATCATAAAAGCAAGAAACAAAAAGAATGCTTCGGAATTGTATTTGGAGACACTGGAGAGAATTTTACGGGCGAGTACACGTTTCCGGTCGGGAATGTTGTAAAAAAGACTTCCACATCCGTTCAGGCGAATGAAGAGGTGAATGGCGTTATCGCGGATGCTAAAAAACTAGTTTCCATGAGTGAAGTGGTTGCCTATTACCATAGTCATCCATATGAAGAGATGTTCGATAATTGGGCGGACCCTAGTCTGGCCGATCTCCGTACAGCCAAAGCGATTGAGTCGAACATTGAAATAATAGTTGCGCTGACCAAAAGAAGCAGCGTGGATGCGACAGCAAAGTTGATGTTGAAATACCAGGATGAGCCGAAAAGCCGATTTTGGGAAGGGCCGAATGCAACAGAATATAATGCGGATTATATGGATGAATTAGGACAGTTCATCCATGGCCACTATAAGGATTATGATTTTGAAGTGCGGGCCTATAAATGGACAGGTGAGGCGTTGGAAGAACTGTCGCTCTATTCCTCCGAAGTTGAAATGAATAGGGCACTAGCGGAGGCGGGGCTTTCCATTGAGGATCTGCCAAAAGAAGCGATGTATTATCTAAAGAAGCTGGAGTACTCTCTGCGTCTGGCAAACAAGGAAAAATACAAAGAGAAGATTCCTTATTTAATTGAGAAGATCAGGGCAACTTACCAAGTTGAGAAGCTGGATCAGCAACCCGCTCAATGA
- a CDS encoding PH domain-containing protein has product MTFSSKVDRFFIRFIVIAVLIIGSLVFLPLFFEDVRNELATVLIWSAILLIVIGFILWTAFSVKYVFNQDYLVVKGGPFRSRIPYENITKISPTTEIFTGYRILSSRNGLEIFYKNSALGSVKVSPKNKNEFIAELKKRCSNLQIH; this is encoded by the coding sequence ATGACATTTAGTTCAAAAGTAGATAGGTTCTTTATTAGATTTATAGTGATAGCGGTTTTAATTATTGGTTCATTGGTATTCCTCCCTCTATTTTTCGAAGATGTTCGAAACGAATTAGCAACAGTTTTGATATGGAGTGCGATACTTCTTATTGTGATAGGTTTTATTTTATGGACTGCTTTCTCAGTTAAATATGTATTTAATCAAGATTATTTAGTTGTGAAAGGTGGACCTTTTAGAAGTCGAATTCCATATGAAAATATTACAAAAATTTCACCTACAACAGAAATTTTCACGGGATACAGAATATTGTCGTCAAGGAATGGACTTGAGATTTTTTATAAAAACTCAGCTCTAGGAAGCGTAAAAGTATCACCTAAGAATAAAAATGAATTTATAGCTGAGTTAAAAAAACGATGTTCCAACTTGCAAATACACTAA
- a CDS encoding ABC transporter permease, producing the protein MINYLKSEQYRLLRKKSLHLTSLVCLLLISAAGAVLAYFGKSEPSFPYATSTFYYSNVLGGAGLIILIAFIVNISLTGKDTSVLKNTISFGITRMTVYWSKLILTFGYFLLLCIVGLCLLIGIGETVLQTDSGSIRNLMTAVVNMVPIILSAFLLIHTLKLLKIGEVYILVILLGIYGFAGNLLWVLSKKFAFFKTLYEYAPDTLMSRNLLEFMDKTAHIGFPYYLTGGLLAAAAIVIGIVQFSKKPID; encoded by the coding sequence ATGATCAATTATTTGAAAAGTGAACAGTACAGGCTGCTGCGGAAAAAATCATTGCATTTGACGAGTCTTGTCTGCCTTCTGCTCATCAGTGCGGCCGGAGCGGTGCTCGCTTATTTCGGAAAGTCCGAACCTTCCTTCCCTTACGCCACGTCCACATTTTATTATTCGAATGTGCTCGGCGGGGCTGGGCTCATCATTTTGATAGCGTTCATCGTCAATATCAGCTTGACCGGCAAAGATACGTCCGTGCTGAAGAACACGATTTCGTTCGGGATTACGAGGATGACGGTATACTGGTCCAAACTGATTCTCACTTTCGGCTATTTCCTGCTCCTTTGCATCGTAGGACTCTGTCTCTTGATCGGCATCGGGGAAACAGTATTGCAGACAGACAGCGGTTCTATCCGTAATCTGATGACAGCGGTGGTGAACATGGTGCCGATCATTCTCAGCGCGTTTCTGCTGATTCATACGTTGAAGCTGTTGAAAATAGGTGAAGTATATATTTTGGTGATCCTGCTCGGCATATACGGCTTTGCCGGCAACCTTCTATGGGTGTTATCGAAGAAGTTCGCATTCTTTAAAACGCTGTATGAGTATGCGCCCGATACACTCATGAGCCGGAATCTGCTGGAATTCATGGACAAGACGGCGCACATAGGCTTCCCGTACTACCTGACGGGCGGATTGTTGGCGGCAGCAGCGATCGTCATCGGGATTGTGCAGTTCTCGAAAAAACCAATTGACTGA
- a CDS encoding helix-turn-helix domain-containing protein, whose translation MEDEEIVQRAVEWIEENLHRDIQLADVARFSGYSKFHFHRMFQSVLNRSVDQYVRTRRLAAAAVLLIHSDERILDIALHASFNSQEAFSRAFKKVYHLAPGEYRRLMRSVIFKQEEEFKMEEMKGWFLSGSHPHNYRIGIDRQVVHTGNASGYLHSQFVTEQEEFATMMQQFKADQYVGKRLKLSCFLKCEDVDAFAGAWMRVDNQLGDVLQFDNMSNRPLHGTLDWNYYSLVLDVPAGSKTISFGVLLQGPGKLWANQFQFEEVPDTYPTTNLEVMPELLDEPVNLSFDE comes from the coding sequence TTGGAAGATGAAGAAATTGTCCAACGGGCGGTGGAATGGATTGAGGAAAATTTGCATCGGGATATTCAACTAGCGGATGTGGCGCGCTTTTCCGGCTATTCGAAGTTCCACTTCCACCGGATGTTTCAGTCCGTTTTGAATCGGAGCGTGGATCAATACGTCCGCACCCGCCGACTTGCGGCAGCGGCGGTTTTGTTGATCCATTCGGACGAGCGGATCCTGGATATTGCCCTACATGCTTCATTCAACTCACAGGAGGCGTTCAGCCGGGCTTTTAAAAAGGTATATCATTTAGCGCCGGGGGAATATCGCCGGCTCATGAGGAGCGTCATTTTCAAACAAGAGGAGGAATTCAAGATGGAAGAAATGAAAGGTTGGTTTTTAAGCGGGAGCCATCCGCATAACTATCGGATAGGGATCGATCGGCAAGTCGTCCATACCGGGAACGCTTCAGGCTATCTCCATTCGCAGTTTGTCACGGAACAAGAGGAGTTTGCCACAATGATGCAGCAATTCAAGGCGGACCAGTACGTCGGGAAGCGGTTGAAACTTTCCTGTTTTCTTAAATGTGAAGACGTCGACGCATTTGCAGGGGCTTGGATGCGCGTCGACAATCAATTGGGCGATGTGCTGCAGTTCGATAATATGAGCAATCGCCCTCTTCACGGCACGCTCGACTGGAATTATTATTCCCTTGTGCTCGACGTCCCGGCCGGCAGCAAAACCATCTCATTCGGGGTGCTTTTGCAAGGGCCGGGAAAGCTATGGGCGAACCAATTTCAATTCGAAGAAGTTCCCGATACCTATCCGACTACCAATTTGGAAGTCATGCCCGAGCTGCTGGATGAACCGGTGAACCTGTCGTTCGATGAATGA
- a CDS encoding DUF4145 domain-containing protein: MTGRLYEVLLDIHADLAELTADIERLIFSSPRAAMQTTRTMAETLARHVAEMEKIESRELNFAELLMKLKAEGILTPSADQAFQFVRRNGNIASHDGTRKMLIREALTCWEYQHLILTWYIETYASPDIHMPSYVEPAPPQKEEETAALLQHIQELMERLGNKGSAGNRPSMPSATVREICYKDRCVGVPYFLRDAFLLPQRFPKSVTFLIRLNGEQQARLMSELPYQLEGLHKHVKRFKEANDEQFFEELCQFIQEETVRKELIEQHAGETLFFYKEDYIILTEMLGQVPLTSENFVGQTSLLKALHEQGFEKVADLPKELVLLGKYQNVGEVALANLFTQLKVKSGEFSSLVSL; the protein is encoded by the coding sequence ATGACAGGAAGATTATATGAGGTTTTACTTGATATCCACGCGGATTTAGCGGAATTAACAGCAGATATTGAAAGATTGATATTCAGTTCACCTCGCGCGGCGATGCAGACGACGAGAACAATGGCTGAAACGTTGGCAAGGCATGTAGCAGAAATGGAGAAGATTGAAAGTAGAGAGCTTAACTTCGCGGAACTGCTAATGAAGTTGAAAGCGGAAGGGATTTTGACACCATCTGCGGATCAAGCATTTCAATTTGTCCGTAGGAATGGCAACATTGCAAGCCATGATGGGACACGGAAAATGTTAATACGCGAAGCGTTGACCTGCTGGGAATACCAACATTTGATACTGACCTGGTATATTGAGACATACGCCTCGCCTGATATCCATATGCCGTCTTATGTTGAGCCGGCACCTCCGCAGAAAGAGGAAGAGACTGCCGCCCTTCTTCAGCACATTCAGGAATTAATGGAGCGATTGGGGAATAAAGGAAGCGCGGGAAACCGTCCAAGCATGCCTTCGGCCACGGTGCGTGAAATCTGTTACAAGGACCGTTGTGTAGGCGTTCCTTATTTTTTGCGGGATGCCTTCCTATTGCCTCAGCGTTTTCCGAAATCAGTAACATTCTTAATCCGTTTAAATGGCGAGCAACAGGCGCGGCTCATGAGTGAGCTGCCTTATCAATTAGAAGGTCTCCATAAACATGTAAAACGTTTCAAAGAAGCGAACGATGAGCAATTTTTCGAGGAGCTCTGCCAATTTATTCAAGAAGAAACCGTACGGAAAGAATTGATAGAACAACACGCCGGGGAAACATTGTTCTTCTATAAAGAGGATTACATAATTTTAACTGAAATGCTTGGACAAGTTCCGTTGACGTCAGAAAACTTTGTAGGGCAGACGAGTTTGTTGAAAGCTTTACATGAACAGGGTTTTGAAAAAGTTGCGGATTTGCCAAAGGAGTTAGTGTTGCTAGGGAAATACCAGAATGTGGGTGAGGTCGCATTGGCGAATCTGTTTACCCAATTGAAAGTGAAGAGTGGCGAATTTTCGAGCTTGGTTAGTCTTTGA
- a CDS encoding SulP family inorganic anion transporter, with product MHTLKQQWFGNVRADLLAGIVVGLALIPEALAFAFIVGVDPRVALYASFTIAVITSFVGGRPGLISAATGAMALVLVNLMADHGLQYVLAATVLTGIIQLILGAFGVANLMRFIPNSVMLGFVNALGIMIFITQLPYLRGTDAMTYIFAIATLILVYAVPRFFTVIPAPLIAIVVMTAIALMSGVSLQTIGDLGKMPSSLPTFFLPDIPLNWETLKIIFPYSLALSIVGLLESLLTSQVLDDMTDTSSDKNREARGQGIANFITGFFGGMAGCALIGQSVINIKSGGRGRLSTLTAGVFLMFLIIVLGDVVVKIPMPVLAGVMVMVAMTTFNWGSIKFLKQAPKTESLVMLITVAIILYTHNLAIGVVVGVILSSLFFVANISRVTVTNEAGVYKIKGPLFFASTTKFIQAFRDVKEKEIVIDFADSQLWDESSVGAISRVKQKLEEEGVIVTIRGLNSSSEQLFEKLG from the coding sequence ATGCATACTTTGAAACAACAATGGTTCGGGAATGTGCGCGCCGATCTGTTAGCGGGAATCGTCGTAGGGCTGGCACTCATTCCGGAAGCGCTGGCATTCGCGTTCATAGTAGGAGTGGATCCGCGTGTCGCGCTCTATGCGTCGTTCACGATTGCGGTCATCACTTCGTTTGTCGGCGGCCGTCCGGGGCTGATTTCAGCGGCAACCGGTGCGATGGCTTTGGTGCTCGTCAATTTGATGGCGGACCATGGCTTGCAGTACGTGTTGGCGGCCACGGTTTTGACCGGGATCATTCAATTGATCCTCGGGGCGTTTGGGGTTGCGAATTTGATGCGTTTCATTCCCAACTCCGTCATGCTCGGATTCGTGAATGCGCTCGGCATCATGATTTTCATCACCCAACTTCCGTATTTGCGGGGAACGGATGCGATGACGTATATTTTTGCGATTGCCACACTGATTCTGGTTTATGCGGTACCGCGCTTTTTCACTGTGATTCCTGCGCCGCTGATTGCCATTGTCGTCATGACGGCCATTGCGCTGATGAGCGGTGTCTCGCTGCAGACAATCGGTGATTTAGGGAAGATGCCGAGCTCGTTGCCGACTTTTTTCCTTCCGGATATTCCGTTAAATTGGGAAACATTGAAAATCATCTTCCCGTATTCGTTGGCATTATCGATCGTCGGTCTGTTGGAATCGCTGCTCACTTCGCAAGTGCTCGATGATATGACGGATACATCGAGCGATAAAAATCGGGAGGCGCGCGGGCAAGGAATCGCCAACTTCATCACGGGCTTTTTCGGCGGGATGGCAGGTTGCGCGTTGATCGGCCAATCGGTGATTAATATCAAATCAGGGGGGCGCGGACGTCTTTCCACGTTGACAGCGGGCGTATTTCTCATGTTCTTGATCATTGTGTTGGGCGATGTCGTCGTCAAAATTCCGATGCCCGTCCTCGCAGGAGTCATGGTCATGGTGGCGATGACGACGTTCAACTGGGGTTCGATCAAGTTCTTGAAACAGGCGCCGAAGACGGAATCACTCGTCATGTTGATCACCGTCGCAATCATTTTATATACGCATAATTTGGCAATCGGTGTCGTTGTCGGTGTAATTTTGAGTTCCCTATTTTTCGTCGCCAACATATCTCGGGTGACGGTGACGAATGAGGCGGGCGTTTACAAGATAAAGGGGCCTTTATTTTTCGCATCCACGACAAAATTCATCCAAGCATTTCGCGACGTGAAGGAAAAGGAGATTGTGATCGACTTTGCAGATAGCCAGCTATGGGATGAATCTTCCGTCGGCGCGATCAGTAGAGTGAAACAGAAGTTGGAGGAAGAAGGCGTGATCGTCACGATCCGAGGTCTGAATTCTTCAAGTGAACAATTATTCGAAAAGTTAGGATGA
- a CDS encoding vWA domain-containing protein: MKNCRTELVFILDRSGSMSGLESDTIGGYNGMLEKQKKEAGEARVTTVLFDDAYELLHDSVDLQDIQPLTGNEYYVRGTTALLDAIGKTILRISHAEEQAAEGKHAGNVLFVITTDGLENASREFTYEKIRELIDVHKSKRGWEFIFLGANIDAIATANQFGIPKDRAANFHADGEGTELNYDVISETISSFREHSEIKKNWKERIEADFNSRVSNR; the protein is encoded by the coding sequence ATGAAAAATTGTAGAACTGAACTAGTTTTTATTCTGGACAGAAGCGGGTCGATGAGCGGATTGGAAAGTGATACGATCGGCGGTTATAACGGGATGCTGGAAAAACAGAAGAAAGAGGCAGGGGAAGCCCGTGTCACTACGGTTCTGTTTGACGATGCGTATGAATTGCTACATGACAGTGTTGATCTCCAAGATATACAGCCATTGACGGGCAATGAGTATTATGTTCGGGGAACGACCGCGCTGCTGGATGCGATCGGGAAGACGATTCTAAGAATCAGCCATGCCGAGGAGCAGGCGGCGGAAGGGAAGCATGCAGGGAATGTCTTGTTTGTCATTACGACAGATGGATTGGAAAATGCGAGCCGCGAGTTCACCTATGAAAAGATCCGGGAGCTGATTGACGTGCATAAAAGCAAACGAGGCTGGGAATTTATCTTTCTTGGCGCCAATATCGATGCGATTGCGACCGCGAACCAGTTCGGAATCCCGAAAGACCGCGCCGCGAATTTCCATGCGGACGGCGAAGGGACGGAACTGAACTATGATGTGATCAGTGAGACAATCAGCTCGTTCAGGGAACATAGCGAGATCAAAAAAAACTGGAAAGAACGGATTGAGGCGGATTTCAATAGCAGGGTTTCGAACAGATAG
- a CDS encoding response regulator transcription factor: protein MMEEKKRILIIEDDSEINKLLRIMLTDKTVETVQAYSGTEGLLQLQMDRFDLILLDLMLPGKSGEELIGEIRKESEIPIIVISAKTDVDDKVSVLKIGADDYITKPFHQREVAARVDVQLRKAGPSTQKPVELVWRDLQLHTERRSVFLSGRLLQMTNAEFDILFLLMRQPERAFSKREIYESIWKDTYYGDDNTISVHISNLRRKMAEHTSEEYIKTIWGVGFMLV from the coding sequence ATGATGGAGGAAAAAAAGAGGATTTTAATTATCGAAGATGATTCGGAGATCAATAAGCTGCTGCGGATCATGCTGACGGATAAGACGGTGGAAACCGTGCAGGCGTATTCAGGGACGGAAGGGCTGCTGCAGCTGCAGATGGACCGGTTCGATCTGATCTTGTTGGATTTGATGCTTCCGGGCAAAAGCGGCGAGGAGCTGATCGGGGAGATTCGCAAGGAGAGTGAGATTCCGATTATCGTCATTTCGGCGAAAACGGATGTGGATGATAAAGTAAGCGTCCTGAAGATCGGCGCGGACGATTATATTACGAAGCCGTTCCACCAGCGGGAAGTGGCGGCGAGGGTGGACGTGCAGTTGAGGAAAGCGGGTCCATCAACACAAAAGCCGGTGGAACTTGTGTGGCGGGACTTGCAGCTGCATACGGAAAGGAGGTCCGTTTTCCTGTCGGGCCGCCTGCTGCAAATGACGAATGCCGAGTTTGACATCCTGTTTTTATTGATGCGTCAGCCGGAGCGCGCCTTTTCGAAAAGGGAGATCTATGAAAGCATTTGGAAAGACACGTATTATGGCGACGATAACACGATCAGCGTGCATATTTCGAACTTGCGCCGGAAAATGGCCGAACACACTTCCGAGGAATACATAAAAACCATATGGGGCGTCGGCTTCATGCTCGTGTAA
- a CDS encoding ATP-binding cassette domain-containing protein — METVIRTAQLTKGFKGTNVIKPLDFTLYKGEICALIGQNGAGKSTIFKMLSGQLIPTSGEIRLFGKMGQDMADARRRMGFLIETPAFFADFTAKQNLKYYALQRGIVEKNRIAEVLAIVGLANEKRKRFKEYSMGMKQRLGLALCLLSSPDCLVLDEPINGLDAEGIREIRNLLIRLNEEKQITIFISSHILTELHLLATRFVFLKDGAVVEDITKEALQEKSRKQLIVTVDDAAKAVRLLEQNYSAISYQVMPNQVIAIHGHMENSGEINRLFTMNGVTVMEFRAEARNLEEYFLELVGGAAI, encoded by the coding sequence ATGGAGACGGTCATTCGGACAGCGCAGCTGACGAAAGGTTTCAAAGGGACAAATGTGATCAAACCGCTCGACTTCACGTTGTATAAGGGAGAGATTTGTGCACTGATCGGCCAGAACGGGGCAGGGAAATCGACGATCTTTAAAATGCTGTCGGGCCAGCTGATCCCGACGTCGGGCGAAATCCGGTTATTCGGGAAGATGGGACAGGACATGGCGGATGCGAGACGGCGCATGGGGTTCTTGATCGAGACGCCAGCTTTCTTTGCCGACTTCACAGCCAAACAGAATTTGAAATACTATGCGCTTCAACGGGGCATCGTGGAAAAGAACCGGATTGCCGAGGTGTTGGCGATCGTCGGGTTGGCCAATGAGAAGAGGAAGCGGTTCAAAGAGTATTCGATGGGGATGAAGCAGCGATTGGGCCTCGCCCTCTGTCTGCTCAGCAGTCCGGACTGCTTAGTGCTGGATGAGCCGATCAATGGTCTGGACGCGGAAGGCATTCGCGAAATCCGCAACTTGCTGATCAGGTTGAATGAGGAGAAGCAGATTACGATATTCATTTCAAGCCATATTCTGACCGAATTGCATTTATTGGCGACCCGGTTCGTCTTTCTGAAGGACGGCGCAGTTGTGGAAGATATCACGAAAGAGGCACTGCAGGAGAAAAGCCGGAAACAGCTGATCGTGACGGTGGATGATGCGGCAAAAGCGGTACGCCTGTTGGAACAGAACTATTCTGCGATTTCCTATCAGGTGATGCCGAATCAGGTGATCGCCATTCATGGTCACATGGAGAACAGCGGGGAGATCAACCGCTTGTTTACGATGAACGGCGTGACGGTCATGGAATTTCGCGCGGAGGCCCGGAACTTGGAAGAATACTTTTTAGAGTTGGTCGGGGGTGCAGCGATATGA
- a CDS encoding universal stress protein produces MKIAVAIDGSENALRAARHAITLAQHFPEAQLEIIHVADFNKAKDERLLAQSEESLLLKRKQKTDPVLELANASGVKAKVSVLKGNPSQEIIKYVNAEAVDHLVIGSRGLNTFQEMMLGSVSHKVMKHVDCPVTVVK; encoded by the coding sequence ATGAAGATTGCGGTTGCCATCGACGGTTCGGAAAATGCGCTCCGTGCTGCGCGGCACGCGATTACGCTCGCCCAGCACTTCCCGGAGGCGCAGTTGGAGATCATCCATGTGGCGGATTTCAATAAAGCGAAAGACGAACGGCTCTTGGCGCAAAGCGAGGAAAGCCTCCTGCTGAAGCGAAAGCAAAAAACGGATCCCGTTCTGGAACTCGCGAACGCTTCTGGCGTGAAGGCAAAGGTGTCAGTACTCAAAGGGAACCCGAGCCAGGAAATTATAAAATACGTGAACGCCGAAGCGGTCGATCACCTCGTCATCGGCAGCCGGGGCTTGAATACGTTCCAGGAAATGATGCTCGGGAGTGTCAGCCATAAGGTGATGAAACATGTCGACTGCCCGGTGACAGTGGTGAAGTAG